ATCAGAGGAAATATCGTCTTCATCCGGCAAAGGCACAACCAGCAGAGAAAAAGAACGACGCATGGATGGACGTGACACGATCATCGCCCCCCCTTCACGGTCTTCGTCTTCACCAATGTCGATGGCCGCATCTGCGATCATGGTATGAAGGTTTTTGGTTTCCCCAACCTTGGCCGTTCGAAAAACACCCGTTGGCCCCACATCCACCCCATCGCTTTGGGCAAAAATATCGCTGGCATTATTGTTCATAAACAGAACTTGTGCCGATTTATCAACAATAACGACCCCCATAGGCAGCTTGTTTAAGGCAGCTGCACCAAAATCTGTTTTCCTGTCATCGGCAAATTCGTCCCCGCTGAACATTTCTGTATTGGCATCAGGGACGAAAGTTTCCCCTTCCAAAACAGTTTCAACAGCCTTAAGCATCTGGTCCTGACTAAAGGATTTAAACATATAGCCAGCCACACCACATTCCAGCGTCTTGTTGATGGCCTTTTGGCTTTCCGTTGCTGAAATAATGATAATGGGGACTTCAGGGCGTTTGCTTTGAACCGCCCGAATACCGTCCAGCCCCGCCATCCCCGGCATATTCAGGTCGGCAATAACCAAAGAAAAATCAATATCTTGAGATAAGACCGATAGCAGGTCCGGATAACTGGTAGCCTGCAAGATTTCAGCATCGGGCTCAATCTCCCGAAGGACCCCTTTTACACCCTCCAATAAAAGTGGATGATCATCGGCGACGACAAATGTTGTTTTCATTGTTCCTCATACACCCTGTTAATCTTTATTATTATGTCCGTTGCGGAAAGTTTTTAACCTGCACGCTACGGATGAGTTGTCGCAGCTTAGCTGGACGCAACGGTTTATGCAACAAGACGAAGCCACTGGACTTTGCCTCTTGAATACGATCAGGCGCTGTATCCCCGGTAATAATGGCAGCCGGTATCTGTTCACCCAGTTTTTCATGGATTTTGCGAATGGAATCAGCCCCTGTCATCTCTTCCTGCAAACGGTAATCTGCCAAAATCAAACTTGGCATTTCATCTGTTGTATCAATGGCCTCCAAAGCTTCCTGTGTAGAACCTGCTGCCAGTACATTGTATTTCCACCCGGAAATCAGCTGCTTCATCCCGTCCAGAATATCAGGTTCATCATCAATCACCACAATCAATGGCACTTCCGATCCACTTAAGGCAACTTCGATTGGCTTTTCTTCGGCCTCAATCACTTGAAGTTCATCTTTGGGAACCTGCAATGTAAAGGTTGTCCCCTTCCCATGAACCGACTTCACCCCCAGATTATGGTTCAACAGGGCCACTACACGTTCCACAATGGCCAACCCGAGGCCAAGACCACGGCGGCGATCACGTGCCGGGTTGTCCAGTTGCTGGAATTCGACAAAAATATCATTCACTTTGTCTTTTGGAATGCCCACCCCGGTATCAGAAACCTGTAACAAAACCTCATCACCACGACGGCGTGCCCCCAGCAAAATACCGCCTTCTTGCGTATAACGCACCGCATTGGACATCAAATTAGACAGCACGCGCTCCAACAAAACAGGGTCACTATGAACAGCCAAATCAGGACAGAATGATTTCAGGATCAGTCCTTTTTCTTCGGCCAGTGCACTATATTGTTTAATCAAGCGTTCCACCAGCGGGCGTAACATGACGGGTTCTTTTTCCGCCTTCATCACTCCTGCATCCAGCTTGGAAATATCCAACAGGGCATTCAACAATCCACGTAAGGCTTCAAGGCTATCAGAAATATTATTGATAATACGCAAGTCCCCTTGGGCATTATCCGTATTGACCTTACGGCGGCGGTCTTCCAACGCAGACAAAAACATGCCAATGGCGTGCAGCGGTTGGCGCAAGTCATGACTGGCCGCAGCCAGAAACTTGGATTTCGCCTTGTTGGCATTTTCCGATTCAAGACGAGCCTGTTCCAAACGATCTTCGGCCTCAATCCGGTCTGTGATATCAATAACGAGTGATACCGTCCCGCCATCCAGCGTCGGTGCTTCACTGACTTGCAGATATCGCCCATTTGACAGAGCCTCCATAAAGACACCTGTCGGTTTGTGGCGGAATTTGCGACGACGATCGGCATATCCTTGCCCATCGCGAATACCGCCACGTTCTTCCATCTGCATAACCAGTTCTTCAAAGGTCACACCTGGGCGGATACGATCATTGAGCAATTTATAATACTGGTAATATTTACGATTACACAGAACCAGACGGTTTTCATGATCCCAAAGGGCGAAAGCCCCCGGCATAATCTCGTTTGCCGCCATCAAACGGCTGCGGGCCTGTGTTTCTGCCGTAATATCGGCCCCGGTCCCCCGATAACCCAAAAATTCACCATCGGTACTGAAAATTGGCTTACCACTAAGCTTGACCTGCCGCCAAATCCCGTCAGGACATTTAATGGAATAAGAAAATTCCCGAAAACGTCTGCGGTTTTTCAAATCATTTTCATGATGGATCCACTTATCAGGGTCATCCACATCACTACAGGTCAGCTTGCCAAATTCTGATTGGGTTTTGCCCAGAATGTCATCACGGGAAAACCCGGTAATGTCATAAAAACGATCAGACAGGAGTGAGTATTTCAGTTCCCGATCCGTTTCCCATAACCAGTCTGAGGTTGCTTCGGCCACATCGCGAAAACGGGCCTCACTGATTTTCATATCTTCTTCGCGCCGTGCAATTTCATCAACCAAATAGCGCAAGGCGTCAGCCATGTCAGAGATTTCATCCTGCCCCTGTGTGGGAATTTCAGCTTCCCCACCTTCTGCATGAGTTCGCATTGACTGTTTCAAGGCATTCAGGCGGGTTAAAATTCGCCAGATAAACGCCCCGCCAATCAAACTGAGAACAACCACCGCACCCAACACAATGTTTGTCAGAAGTGTGGTTCGACTTTCAACAAGATGCTGGAACTCCAGACTATTTTGTTCAATCCCTTCACGCATGCGCCGGATCAAATCATTCACAGAATAAACGAAGCGGCTGGACAAGCGTTCATTTACCGCCAAAATACCGGAAACCCGTTGCAAAATAAGCGCATGACGGGCTTGCAACGCAATCAACCCATCTTCACCCAATGCAATATTGCGCAAACGCTGCATCGTCTCTTTTTGCACAGGCTTATCTTTCAAAGCCTCTTCATAGGCTTTTAATTTTTGGAGTTTTGCCAACAAACCGATGCGGTATTTTTCAAAACTTGCCTGATCCTTGATGGTTTCAAAAATCAACAATCGTTCAATTAAATCATTAAATAAATCGAACCAGACGGCTTTTTCAAAATCACGGTGAGCTGTTTTTTCACGAACAAGCCCTTGCAACTCCAAATTTCTTTTTTGCTTCAAGCCGGTTACTTCAATGCGTTCCTGAACCAGTTGATCCAGACGCCCGTAATTTTCCAAAAGCTGTTCACGCGTTAAGTTAATGACCTTAAGAACATCAGTATCAACCTCATAGGCGCGCAAAGAACCCACGATTTCCTGTAACCAGCGCACCCGGTCTGCGATACGAAATGAAATGGTTTCACGTTGGGCCTGTGTTGTGACACGAACCAACATAGGAGCACTGGCAACAATTGCCTCACTTTGCTGCCCCAACTGATAAGCCAGCGTCATGGCGGGCAGACGTGACAGGGCAACCTCTTCAATCCCTTTGTTAAATTTCTGGATTGAAAAAATACCAACACCAGCCGCTGCAATCGTGAACACCACAGCAAGCGTGAAACTGGTAATCAACTGAGCAAATACACCGAAGCGAAAGCCACCCATCGTGTCACAGCACCATCTACATTATTTTTACAATTGAAATGATAGTAATTAGTTTTGGTTGAAATTTGAAACATTTAATCAAAAACATACCGGATAAAAAAAATGGGTGATAAGAAATCTTATCACCCCAAGTCCGCCGAGAAACTACGTCGTACTCAGAACCCCAATATGGAGAACTGTTTAGATACTGCCTGAAAAGTTTGGCATTGCCTTCACCCATATAGGTGAAAATACATATTTTTTGTAAAAATAAACGACATCCCCCTGACAGACAGACAAAAAAAAGGGTGACAAGAAACCTTATCACCCCAAGTCCGCCGAGAAACTACGTCGTACTCAGAACCCCAATATGGAGAACTGTTTAGATACTGCCTGAAAAGTTTGGCATTGCCTTCACCCATATAGGTGAAAATACATATTTTTTGTAAAAATAAACGACATCCCCTTGATATACAGACAAAAAAAAGGGTGACAAGAAATCTTATCACCCCAAGTCCGCCGAGAAACTACGTCGTACTCAGAACCCCAATATGGAGAACTGTTTAGATACTGCCTGAAAAGTTTGGCACTGCCTTCACCCATATAGGTGAA
This sequence is a window from Terasakiella sp. SH-1. Protein-coding genes within it:
- a CDS encoding LuxR family transcriptional regulator, which produces MKTTFVVADDHPLLLEGVKGVLREIEPDAEILQATSYPDLLSVLSQDIDFSLVIADLNMPGMAGLDGIRAVQSKRPEVPIIIISATESQKAINKTLECGVAGYMFKSFSQDQMLKAVETVLEGETFVPDANTEMFSGDEFADDRKTDFGAAALNKLPMGVVIVDKSAQVLFMNNNASDIFAQSDGVDVGPTGVFRTAKVGETKNLHTMIADAAIDIGEDEDREGGAMIVSRPSMRRSFSLLVVPLPDEDDISSDEGKVAVFINDPEKFNEPPTNVLARLYGLTEAEARLLQGLIVGKKLETFADEVGVSMNTVRSHLKQVFRKTGTNRQPELVSLVMNSSAYLASSPVAVEDDDYE
- a CDS encoding ATP-binding protein, whose amino-acid sequence is MGGFRFGVFAQLITSFTLAVVFTIAAAGVGIFSIQKFNKGIEEVALSRLPAMTLAYQLGQQSEAIVASAPMLVRVTTQAQRETISFRIADRVRWLQEIVGSLRAYEVDTDVLKVINLTREQLLENYGRLDQLVQERIEVTGLKQKRNLELQGLVREKTAHRDFEKAVWFDLFNDLIERLLIFETIKDQASFEKYRIGLLAKLQKLKAYEEALKDKPVQKETMQRLRNIALGEDGLIALQARHALILQRVSGILAVNERLSSRFVYSVNDLIRRMREGIEQNSLEFQHLVESRTTLLTNIVLGAVVVLSLIGGAFIWRILTRLNALKQSMRTHAEGGEAEIPTQGQDEISDMADALRYLVDEIARREEDMKISEARFRDVAEATSDWLWETDRELKYSLLSDRFYDITGFSRDDILGKTQSEFGKLTCSDVDDPDKWIHHENDLKNRRRFREFSYSIKCPDGIWRQVKLSGKPIFSTDGEFLGYRGTGADITAETQARSRLMAANEIMPGAFALWDHENRLVLCNRKYYQYYKLLNDRIRPGVTFEELVMQMEERGGIRDGQGYADRRRKFRHKPTGVFMEALSNGRYLQVSEAPTLDGGTVSLVIDITDRIEAEDRLEQARLESENANKAKSKFLAAASHDLRQPLHAIGMFLSALEDRRRKVNTDNAQGDLRIINNISDSLEALRGLLNALLDISKLDAGVMKAEKEPVMLRPLVERLIKQYSALAEEKGLILKSFCPDLAVHSDPVLLERVLSNLMSNAVRYTQEGGILLGARRRGDEVLLQVSDTGVGIPKDKVNDIFVEFQQLDNPARDRRRGLGLGLAIVERVVALLNHNLGVKSVHGKGTTFTLQVPKDELQVIEAEEKPIEVALSGSEVPLIVVIDDEPDILDGMKQLISGWKYNVLAAGSTQEALEAIDTTDEMPSLILADYRLQEEMTGADSIRKIHEKLGEQIPAAIITGDTAPDRIQEAKSSGFVLLHKPLRPAKLRQLIRSVQVKNFPQRT